In Streptomyces nodosus, one DNA window encodes the following:
- a CDS encoding HRDC domain-containing protein, whose product MTDAQETAADSPLRTTGGAPPDDVEEAPIPLLEPRDGIPPVITDEDSLAEVVAAFAAGSGPVAVDAERASGYRYGQRAYLVQLRREGAGSALIDPIACPGLAGLGQELSGVEWVLHAATQDLPCLREIGMVPTRLFDTELAGRLAGFPRVGLGAMVENVLGFVLEKGHSAVDWSTRPLPEPWLRYAALDVELLVDLRDALEKELDRQGKLEWALQEFDAIASAPPAEPRKDPWRRTSGMHKVRRRRQMAVVRELWQTRDRIAQRRDVSPGKVLGDAAIIEAALAIPPNVHALASLNGFGSRTGRRQLEQWQAAIDRARALSESALPQPGQPVTGPPPPRAWADKDPSAAARLSAARAAVSELAEELNMPQENLISPDTVRRVCWEPPQPIDPESVAAALAGYGARPWQIEQVTPVLTLALTTKA is encoded by the coding sequence GTGACCGACGCCCAAGAGACCGCAGCAGACAGTCCACTGCGAACCACCGGAGGCGCCCCTCCGGACGACGTCGAAGAGGCGCCGATCCCTTTGCTCGAACCGCGCGACGGCATCCCGCCGGTGATCACCGACGAGGACTCGCTCGCCGAGGTGGTCGCCGCCTTCGCGGCCGGCTCGGGACCCGTCGCCGTCGACGCCGAGCGCGCCTCCGGCTACCGGTACGGCCAGCGCGCCTATCTGGTCCAGCTGCGCCGCGAGGGCGCGGGCTCCGCGCTGATCGACCCCATCGCCTGCCCGGGTCTCGCCGGCCTGGGCCAGGAGCTCTCCGGTGTCGAGTGGGTGCTCCACGCCGCCACCCAGGACCTGCCGTGTCTGCGGGAAATAGGCATGGTGCCCACCCGTCTGTTCGACACCGAGCTGGCAGGACGGCTCGCCGGATTCCCGCGGGTCGGGCTCGGCGCCATGGTGGAGAACGTCCTCGGCTTCGTCCTGGAGAAGGGACACTCCGCCGTCGACTGGTCGACGCGCCCGCTGCCCGAGCCCTGGCTGCGCTATGCCGCCCTCGACGTGGAGCTCCTGGTCGATCTGCGCGACGCCCTGGAGAAGGAGCTGGACCGGCAGGGCAAGCTGGAGTGGGCGCTCCAGGAGTTCGACGCGATCGCCTCCGCCCCGCCGGCGGAGCCGCGCAAGGACCCCTGGCGCCGTACGTCCGGTATGCACAAGGTGCGCCGCCGTCGGCAGATGGCGGTCGTCCGGGAGCTGTGGCAGACCCGGGACCGGATCGCGCAGCGCCGGGACGTCTCGCCGGGCAAGGTACTCGGGGACGCGGCGATCATCGAGGCCGCGCTGGCCATCCCGCCGAATGTGCACGCCCTCGCCTCGCTGAACGGCTTCGGCAGCCGCACGGGGCGGCGCCAGCTGGAGCAGTGGCAGGCGGCGATCGACCGCGCCAGGGCGCTGTCCGAGTCCGCGCTGCCGCAGCCGGGGCAGCCGGTGACCGGGCCTCCGCCCCCGCGGGCCTGGGCCGACAAGGACCCGTCGGCCGCGGCCCGGCTGTCCGCGGCGCGGGCCGCGGTGTCGGAGCTCGCCGAGGAGCTGAACATGCCGCAGGAGAACCTGATCTCCCCCGACACCGTGCGGCGGGTGTGCTGGGAACCGCCGCAGCCGATCGACCCGGAGTCGGTGGCCGCCGCGCTCGCCGGGTACGGGGCCCGGCCCTGGCAGATCGAACAGGTGACCCCCGTCCTGACCCTCGCACTCACCACCAAGGCCTGA
- a CDS encoding thiolase family protein produces MPRTVRDVVFVDGVRTPFGKAGPKGIYHETRADDLVVKAIRELLRRNPGLDPKKVDEVAVAATTQIGDQGLTLGRTAGILAGLPQSVPGYSIDRMCAGALTAVTTTAGSIAFGAYDVVIAGGVEHMGRHPMGEGVDPNPRFVSEKLVDESALFMGMTAENLHDRFPHLTKVRADEYAVRSQEKAAKAYADGTIQQDLVPISVRRTDPAGGETGWGLVTADEPMRPGTTLENLAGLKTPFRVHGRVTAGNAAGLNDGATASIIASEEFARENGLPVKMRLVSYAFAGVEPEVMGYGPIPATEKALAKAGLAISDIGLFEINEAFAVQVLAFLDHYGIADDDERVNRYGGAIAYGHPLAASGVRLMTQLARQFEERPEVRYGLTTMCVGFGMGATVIWENPHFEGDK; encoded by the coding sequence GTGCCTCGTACCGTCAGGGACGTCGTCTTCGTCGACGGCGTCCGTACCCCGTTCGGCAAGGCGGGCCCGAAGGGCATCTACCACGAGACCCGCGCGGACGACCTGGTCGTGAAGGCGATCCGGGAGCTGCTGCGCCGCAACCCGGGCCTCGACCCGAAGAAGGTCGACGAGGTCGCCGTCGCCGCGACCACGCAGATCGGCGACCAGGGCCTGACCCTCGGGCGTACCGCGGGCATCCTCGCCGGTCTCCCCCAGTCCGTCCCCGGCTACTCCATCGACCGGATGTGCGCCGGCGCGCTGACGGCCGTGACGACCACGGCGGGCTCCATCGCCTTCGGCGCCTACGACGTCGTGATCGCGGGCGGTGTCGAGCACATGGGCCGCCACCCCATGGGCGAGGGCGTGGACCCGAACCCCCGCTTCGTGAGCGAGAAGCTGGTCGACGAGTCCGCCCTCTTCATGGGCATGACCGCGGAGAACCTGCACGACCGCTTCCCGCACCTCACCAAGGTGCGCGCCGACGAATACGCCGTGCGCTCGCAGGAGAAGGCCGCCAAGGCGTACGCCGACGGCACGATCCAGCAGGACCTGGTGCCGATCTCGGTGCGCCGCACCGACCCGGCCGGCGGCGAGACCGGCTGGGGCCTGGTCACGGCGGACGAGCCGATGCGTCCGGGCACCACCCTGGAGAACCTGGCGGGCCTCAAGACGCCGTTCCGCGTCCACGGCCGGGTCACCGCGGGCAACGCCGCGGGGCTCAACGACGGCGCCACCGCCTCGATCATCGCGAGCGAGGAGTTCGCCCGCGAGAACGGCCTGCCGGTCAAGATGCGCCTGGTGTCGTACGCCTTCGCGGGCGTCGAGCCGGAGGTCATGGGGTACGGCCCGATCCCGGCCACCGAGAAGGCCCTCGCCAAGGCGGGCCTTGCCATCTCCGACATCGGCCTGTTCGAGATCAACGAGGCCTTCGCGGTCCAGGTCCTGGCCTTCCTCGACCACTACGGCATCGCGGACGACGACGAGCGCGTCAACCGGTACGGCGGCGCCATCGCCTACGGCCACCCGCTCGCCGCCTCCGGCGTCCGGCTGATGACGCAGTTGGCCCGCCAGTTCGAGGAGCGGCCCGAGGTCCGCTACGGACTGACCACCATGTGCGTCGGCTTCGGCATGGGCGCGACGGTCATCTGGGAGAACCCGCACTTCGAGGGGGACAAGTGA
- a CDS encoding amino acid permease — MISTLFRTKNVEQSIRDTEEPEQALSKTLSALDLTVFGVGVIIGTGIFVLTGKVAKENAGPAVSLAFVVAGVVCALAALCYAEFASTVPVAGSAYTFSYATLGELPAWIIGWDLVLEFALGTAVVAVGWSGYIRSLLDNAGWHLPASLGGRDGAHGFGFDILAAVLVLVLTAVLVVGVKLSARVTQLVVAVKVTVVLIVIVAGAFFVTGANYRPFIPPAQSAQAAGTLKAPLIQLMFGWTPSDFGVMGIFTAASVVFFAFIGFDIVATTAEETRNPQRDMPRGILGSLFICTALYVGVAIVVTGMQHYRDLSVDAPLADAFKAIGHPWYAGVISFGAAVGLTSVCMILLLGQTRVFFAMSRDGLLPRFFSRVHPRFKTPHRPTVLLGGLIAVVAGFTSLSELAELVNIGTLFAFIVVAIGVVILRRTRPDLPRSFRTPFVPVVPALSVCASLWLMLNLPAETWLRFAIWMAIGFLVYFLYGRAHSRLAPQEKPAPTGPPPPPERNDA, encoded by the coding sequence GTGATCAGCACCCTCTTCCGGACGAAGAACGTCGAGCAGTCGATCCGGGACACCGAGGAGCCCGAGCAGGCGCTCAGTAAGACCCTCTCCGCTCTGGACCTGACCGTGTTCGGTGTCGGTGTCATCATCGGCACCGGCATCTTCGTGCTGACCGGCAAGGTCGCCAAGGAGAACGCCGGTCCCGCGGTCTCCCTGGCCTTCGTGGTCGCCGGTGTGGTCTGTGCGCTCGCCGCGCTCTGCTACGCGGAGTTCGCCTCCACGGTCCCGGTCGCCGGATCCGCGTACACCTTCTCCTACGCCACGCTCGGCGAGCTGCCCGCCTGGATCATCGGCTGGGACCTGGTCCTGGAGTTCGCGCTGGGCACGGCGGTGGTCGCGGTCGGCTGGTCCGGGTACATCCGCTCGCTGCTGGACAACGCGGGCTGGCATCTGCCGGCCTCGCTCGGCGGGCGGGACGGGGCGCACGGCTTCGGCTTCGACATCCTCGCCGCGGTGCTGGTGCTGGTGCTCACCGCGGTGCTGGTGGTCGGGGTGAAGCTCTCCGCGCGGGTGACCCAGCTGGTCGTCGCCGTCAAGGTGACCGTGGTGCTGATCGTGATCGTCGCGGGCGCCTTCTTCGTCACCGGCGCCAACTACCGGCCGTTCATCCCCCCGGCGCAGTCGGCGCAGGCGGCCGGCACCCTCAAGGCCCCGCTGATCCAGCTGATGTTCGGCTGGACGCCGTCCGACTTCGGTGTGATGGGCATCTTCACCGCCGCGTCCGTGGTGTTCTTCGCCTTCATCGGCTTCGACATCGTGGCCACCACGGCCGAGGAGACCAGGAACCCGCAGCGTGACATGCCGCGCGGCATCCTCGGCTCCCTCTTCATCTGCACCGCGCTGTATGTGGGGGTGGCCATCGTCGTCACCGGGATGCAGCACTACCGCGATCTCTCGGTGGACGCCCCGCTCGCCGACGCCTTCAAGGCCATCGGGCACCCCTGGTACGCGGGAGTGATCAGCTTCGGCGCCGCCGTCGGACTGACGAGCGTCTGTATGATCCTGCTGCTCGGCCAGACCCGGGTCTTCTTCGCGATGAGCCGTGACGGGCTGCTGCCCCGCTTCTTCTCCCGGGTCCATCCCCGGTTCAAGACCCCGCACCGCCCGACCGTCCTGCTCGGCGGCCTCATCGCCGTCGTCGCGGGTTTCACCAGCCTCAGCGAGCTGGCCGAACTAGTGAACATCGGCACGCTCTTCGCCTTCATCGTGGTCGCGATCGGCGTGGTCATCCTCCGCAGAACCCGGCCCGACCTGCCCCGCTCCTTCCGCACCCCGTTCGTCCCCGTGGTGCCGGCGCTGTCGGTGTGCGCCTCACTGTGGCTGATGCTGAATCTGCCGGCCGAGACCTGGCTGCGGTTCGCGATCTGGATGGCCATCGGATTCCTGGTGTACTTCCTCTACGGCCGCGCACACAGCCGCCTGGCTCCCCAGGAGAAGCCCGCTCCCACCGGGCCCCCTCCGCCCCCGGAGCGCAACGACGCATAG
- a CDS encoding PIN domain-containing protein, with the protein MSENEGTSETGGGSPVPPLLVVDGANVVGSVPDGWWRDRRGAAERLRDRLVAYAESGLPGRPGPLDVVLVVEGAARGVPSVPGVRVDPAPGSGDDRIVELVADAAHRPRLVITADRELRHRVTRLGAEVAGPRTVRS; encoded by the coding sequence ATGTCCGAGAACGAAGGCACATCGGAGACCGGGGGCGGCTCACCGGTCCCGCCCCTGCTCGTCGTGGACGGGGCGAACGTGGTCGGCTCCGTGCCGGACGGCTGGTGGCGCGACCGGCGCGGGGCCGCCGAGCGCCTGCGGGACCGTCTGGTGGCGTACGCCGAGAGCGGCCTGCCCGGCCGTCCGGGGCCGCTGGACGTCGTTCTGGTCGTCGAGGGCGCGGCCCGGGGCGTTCCGTCCGTGCCCGGGGTACGCGTCGACCCGGCGCCCGGCAGCGGGGACGACCGCATCGTGGAACTCGTCGCCGACGCCGCCCACCGCCCCCGCCTCGTCATCACCGCCGACCGCGAACTCCGGCACCGGGTGACCCGCTTGGGCGCCGAGGTGGCGGGACCCCGCACGGTGCGCAGCTGA
- a CDS encoding 3-hydroxyacyl-CoA dehydrogenase NAD-binding domain-containing protein has translation MSTTAELLKGAAELFPDEVVTQAQVRHFDLPFDAGRFALITLDNGLDHTKPTTFGPQSLANLDLAIDQVEREAAAGEIVGVGVTGKPFIFAVGADLKGVELLKTHEQALAIGRGGHEVFKRLAGLAVPTFTYYNGAAMGGGVEIGLHCTYRTVSRALPAFSLPEVFLGLVPGWGGCTLLPNLIGADRAVSVIIENSLNQNRQLKGRQVHELGIADALFEGADFLEQSLVWTARVLTGEIEVERPVLDRGDAWDQAVARGRFIADSKVHGAAPAAYRALDIIAAAKNGDLQQGYDAEDQALADLIMGGELRSGIYAFNLVQKRGKRPAGAPDRNLARPVTKVGVVGAGLMASQLALLFLRRLEVPVVLTDIDQERVDKGVGYVHSEIDKLLGRGRINQDKANRLKALVTGVLDKAEGFSDADFVIEAVFEEIGVKQRVFAEVEAVAPAHAILATNTSSLSVSEMASQLKHPERVVGFHFFNPVAVLPLLEIVRGAKTDEASLATAFAVAKKLKKTAVLVKDAPAFVVNRILTRFMGEIQNVIDEGTPVEVAEQAVEPLGLPMSPLVLLELVGPAIGLHVSETLHGAFPDRFTVSPNLKAVVEAGKRGFYVHDSGTPELDPEVLALLKQGDTVLTEEQVRARVLDAVAQEIGLMLEEGVVAEAQDIDLCLITGAGWPFHLGGVTPYLDREGVSERVNGKRFLEPGVASVPE, from the coding sequence GTGAGCACCACCGCTGAACTGTTGAAGGGCGCGGCCGAGCTGTTCCCGGACGAGGTCGTCACCCAGGCGCAGGTACGCCACTTCGACCTGCCGTTCGATGCCGGGCGGTTCGCCCTGATCACCCTGGACAACGGCCTCGACCACACCAAGCCGACCACCTTCGGGCCACAGTCCCTCGCCAACCTGGACCTTGCGATCGACCAGGTCGAGCGGGAGGCCGCGGCCGGTGAGATCGTCGGCGTCGGTGTCACCGGCAAGCCGTTCATCTTCGCCGTCGGCGCCGACCTCAAGGGCGTCGAGCTGCTGAAGACCCATGAGCAGGCGCTCGCCATCGGCAGGGGCGGCCACGAGGTCTTCAAGCGCCTCGCCGGGCTTGCCGTGCCCACCTTCACGTACTACAACGGCGCGGCGATGGGCGGCGGGGTCGAGATCGGCCTGCACTGCACCTACCGCACGGTCTCCCGGGCGCTCCCGGCGTTCTCGCTGCCCGAGGTGTTCCTGGGCCTGGTCCCGGGCTGGGGCGGCTGCACCCTGCTGCCCAACCTGATCGGTGCCGACCGGGCCGTCTCGGTCATCATCGAGAACTCTCTCAACCAGAACAGGCAGCTCAAGGGCCGGCAGGTCCATGAACTCGGCATCGCCGACGCCCTGTTCGAGGGCGCCGACTTCCTGGAGCAGTCGCTGGTCTGGACGGCGCGGGTGCTCACCGGCGAGATCGAGGTCGAGCGCCCGGTGCTGGACCGCGGCGACGCCTGGGACCAGGCCGTCGCCCGCGGCCGCTTCATCGCCGACAGCAAGGTGCACGGCGCGGCCCCGGCCGCCTACCGGGCCCTGGACATCATCGCCGCGGCCAAGAACGGCGACCTCCAGCAGGGGTACGACGCCGAGGACCAGGCCCTCGCGGACCTGATCATGGGCGGTGAACTGCGCTCCGGCATCTACGCCTTCAACCTGGTCCAGAAGCGTGGCAAACGCCCGGCGGGCGCCCCGGACAGGAATCTGGCCCGCCCGGTCACCAAGGTCGGGGTCGTCGGCGCCGGTCTGATGGCCTCGCAGCTGGCGCTGCTCTTCCTGCGCCGTCTGGAGGTCCCGGTCGTCCTCACCGACATCGACCAGGAGCGGGTGGACAAGGGGGTGGGCTATGTCCACTCCGAGATCGACAAGCTGCTCGGCAGGGGCCGGATCAACCAGGACAAGGCCAACCGGCTCAAGGCGCTGGTGACCGGTGTCCTGGACAAGGCTGAGGGCTTCTCGGACGCCGACTTCGTCATCGAGGCGGTCTTCGAGGAGATCGGCGTCAAGCAGCGGGTGTTCGCGGAGGTCGAGGCGGTCGCCCCGGCGCATGCGATCCTCGCCACCAACACCTCCTCGCTCTCGGTGTCCGAGATGGCGTCGCAGCTGAAGCACCCCGAGCGGGTCGTCGGCTTCCACTTCTTCAACCCGGTCGCGGTACTGCCGCTGCTGGAGATCGTCCGCGGTGCGAAGACCGACGAGGCCTCCCTGGCCACGGCGTTCGCCGTCGCCAAGAAGCTGAAGAAGACGGCGGTCCTGGTGAAGGACGCCCCGGCGTTCGTCGTCAACCGCATCCTGACCCGCTTCATGGGCGAGATCCAGAACGTCATCGACGAGGGCACCCCCGTCGAGGTGGCGGAGCAGGCGGTGGAGCCCCTGGGCCTGCCGATGTCCCCGCTGGTGCTGCTGGAGCTGGTCGGCCCGGCCATCGGTCTGCATGTCTCCGAGACGCTGCACGGCGCCTTCCCGGACCGCTTCACGGTCTCCCCCAACCTCAAGGCGGTCGTCGAGGCGGGCAAGCGCGGCTTCTACGTCCATGACAGCGGCACGCCGGAGCTGGACCCGGAGGTGCTCGCGCTGCTGAAGCAGGGCGACACGGTCCTGACGGAGGAGCAGGTCCGGGCCCGGGTGCTGGACGCGGTGGCGCAGGAGATCGGGCTGATGCTGGAGGAGGGTGTCGTGGCCGAGGCCCAGGACATCGACCTCTGTCTGATCACGGGCGCGGGCTGGCCCTTCCACCTGGGCGGCGTCACCCCGTATCTGGATCGCGAGGGCGTCTCCGAGCGGGTGAACGGCAAGAGGTTCCTGGAGCCGGGCGTGGCGAGCGTCCCGGAGTGA